CTTTTTCAAAAGGAACTGAAATTACTTAAAACTTTTACCTAGATTACCTAACTTTTTTTAGAATTAATTGTTGAAGTTTATGACAAAAAAACGTACCCTCCAGTAAAGTGCTTCAAAGTTTATGTAAACGACGTTTTTGAAACACTTTACAAAATATATTGATTTTTCTTTTACAAATTATTATGTAAAAGATTTTTTCAAATAAGAAAGATTTTAATACACAAAATCTAATTGATCtcgaattcctaaatattaggaaatatTAAATGACAATTCATATTACCAATATTTGAGAAATAACCAAATGACTATTTTGTATAGTTTGAACTATATTTTTATagagtaaaaaaggcgaacgatattttgcTAATAATCAGTACCGGGAgcaacaactccgattgacatcGGATAGACCCCGAAGGGAGCATGATCAACATGAGTAGATCAAATGCTTGTCATCGGATAgaattcaatgaagaatattccttgGCATTAAATGGCCAGTTgttgcagagaatatttgcattaaTGGCAtgtcgttacatattcatcaatggcccatttattatcatttaagagggtCTTGATCCTATGATCTTGTTTCCCcaggtgcagctataaatagtagGCTCAACAGTCATTGTAACACACGAAATCCTTGGCAAAACTTATGCTATATTCTATTCTCAAGCTAAATAAAATATCTTTACTTGTTGTTTTACATTGTTCTTATTTCTGTCCTCGGAGGCATTGCTCCCAGAACCAGGCTTGTTATTTCTTTCGATTTTAATCgctaagtcttatttttaatctAGTTTATTTATTAgtttggatcaaatcagttcgttatctataaaccacgtaacaaattcaactgCACTGAATTACAGATAAATAGTTTGgtacccaccgtggggcttagacatttgcataattgagttgatccttgcgtttattactaacttgtttgattctttgtttcttaGCAAAAATGCGAAAATGCCAGCTAACGATGTTAACATCGCATACAATGTTGAGGTACATAAAAATCTACCTCGACACGAAAATTCAATCAGCGACACACGCAACAAGGGGGATGAGGCAACCCCGGTCCGTGGGGGACAATACCCCCAACATGTACGGGAGCCAACTCCCAATGACTCGGAAGATGAATACATAGAGAAAACAATAAGGATCTTGAGAGAGAAATAGAAAGCCATCATGGGTCACCTCTCAAGGTAGGATCGGAACATGACGGAATTGAAGCAAGCGTTGTCAGGCGCTTCCAACAACGCAAATGGAAGAGGCCCAGCTCCTCCCGGCATCCCTGCAAATTAGACAgctcaaagagttgatagcaataCCATGAGGGTGAGGTCTACTTCGATGGTGCCGGGAGGGGGAGGGACCGGTACCGTATCCGATAATGATAACGGTAATGATCCTTTCAAAACCGAACTCATGATATTCATGAGAGAGATTAACGAACGGGTGGACCAGAACGCGAAGGAGTGTAACGATCGAATGGATCAGATTTCGGGTGCACCACCAGTTTTGAGGGGGCCGAATTCGAAAAAATATACTCAGTTGCCGTTCAAACCGAGCGCAGCGCCGCAATTAATCCAAAAGAGATTCAAGATGGCGTACATACCAAAATATTATGGAACTTCGGAccctcaggagcacatcacaactTATACAACGGCTGTGAAAGGGAACAatttggctcaacatgagatTGAATCGGTTCTACTGAAAAAGTTGGGAGAAGCCCTATTGAATGGGGTCTTGACATGGTATTCGCTTTTACCCGAGCATTCAATTGAATATTTTGAAATGCTTGCAAATTCATTTATTAAGGCCTATGGCGGGGCCAGAAAGGTCTAAGCCAGGAAGGcagacatattcaggatcgcataAGGTGAGTACGAATTGCTGCGAGAGTTCCTAATTAGATTCTAGAAAGAGAGGATGTTGCTACTGGTCGtaccggatgaatgggcagcggAGGCGTTCACAAAGGTTTTGAATTGAACTCAAGGAGCTTCAACGCTTTCCCAAAGTTGAATGAAAGCTTGCTCGAATTCCAAGCGATCGCATGGGAGGATGTCCATAATCGCTATGAGTCAAAAACAAGGATtgaagatgatcagctcgggtTACTGACATCAACCAAGGGCGGGATTGAGACAAGACCCGGGATAAGTTCAAGGATGATTTTGATGCAGACCGACGATCTTCTAAAGGTCGTTTCTTGCCTTACGAGGGAGTCAAGAGACGCTGCAGTAAAGGGTTTAGGTCCTCGGATAGGTTCGCTCCTGAAAGAAGAACTGATTGTGGCCTGAACAACAGATCGTTCAAGAAAAAAAGGTATCATGGACCCAAGATTCCATATATACCATGTTGTCAAATTACAATTTCAACATCAGTGTAATAGAGTTGGTACGAGCAATGGGGAAAATCAAAGAAACATGATTTTTGAAGCCAATCAGATCTGATCCCACCCAGAGGGATCCTAACTTATGGTGTGAGTATCATGGGACTCACGACCATAGAACTGGGGATTGTCGGCATCTGCGTGAGGAAGTGGCAACACTGTTAAAAATTAGCTATCTCAGGGAgctcttgagcgaccgagccaagaacaatTTTCGCCACAGCCGGGACAACGTAGAACCTTAGAAGATAAGAGAAGACCCTCCTCAGTTGACTATAAACATGTTTTTCGAAAAGAATGAAATCAATGGTATAACCTTCTTGGCGGCCAAGTAGACAAAGGCATCAGTGACCCACAACAAGAGACTCTGGGAAGTCGCCTAAGATGACTCACCTTCAAAGAAGAAGATGCCGACGGACTTTTTCTGCCACATTATGACGTCCTGGTAATATCTCTTAATGTCCTAGATTTCAAGATTAAGCGTGTTTTGGTTCACCCAGGAAGCTCAAccaacatcattcaatggagagtgctggaaCAAGCAAAATTAATCGGCATCATCATTCGGGCAACAAAGATCCTCGTCGGGTTCAACttggcaagtgtgacaacccgaggagagattcTGCTTCCCACGAGCACCGAAAGGGTAACAAAGACTAGCTTATTTGAAGTGGTGGACCACGACATGGGCTACAACATAATCCTCGGAAGGCCATAGTTACATGAGATGAagttcataccataaatatataaCTAACTGCTGAAATTCCCTACCCAGAGAGAATCAAACAGATAAGAGGAGATCAATCGTTAGCAAGCGAAGTGAATACAGTGTCGATTTCCAGCAATAAAGTGAAGGATCCCAATAAATAGCAATTACAAGAACCGATGCTTGCTCTTGTGCCAAGTGAAGATAAAAAGGGCGAGGAGTCGTCGGAACCCCACCAGGTACTGAGATACTTTCACCTATCGGAAGAGACAGACGCGGCCAAATCCATGACAGAAGAACTCGAGCAAGTGGCTTTGTTCGAAGAattcttggagaggaagtttcACTTGGGAACATGACTCAATCCCGAACTCAGGTCAggatttattaattttcttaaatctAACATTAGTTGTTTTCTATGGTCGCACTCAGATATGACAAGTATCCCACTTGAGGTGGTCGTGCACAAGCTGAGCCTGGACCCAATCTTCCCTCCGGTAAGGCAAAATAAACACCCAATAACCGAGGTCAGAAACATGTTTGTTAAGGAAGAGGTAACTCGACTACTTGACATCGGTTCAATCCAGGAGGTAAAGCatcctgaatggttagctaaTTAGTTGTGGTTCCGAAAAAGAATAACAAGTTTAGAATGTGCGCAGATTACAtagacttgaataaggcgtgccctaAAGACTCGTTTcaattgccaaacattgatcaaatgattgatgtaaCGGGCGggaacgagttaatgagtttcctcgatgcttattcctggtacaatcaaatcaagatgaacgtGGAGGACCAGAAAAAAACTCAGTTCATAATGAACGTTGgcacgtattgttataatgtgatgcccttcgggcttaaaaacgccggagccacttatcaaaggCTCGTGAACACGATATTCGAAAAagcaaataggtaaaacaatgaaAGTATACATAGGTGACATGTTGGTAAAGTCTTTGAATGCAGATGATCATTTAAAGCACCTCCAAGAGACTTTCGATATCTTGAGAAAtcataacatgaagctcaacccgaaAAAATGTGCATTTGGGGTTGGCTCCGGTAAGGTCTTGGGTTTCTTGGTCTCACATAGAGGGATCGAGCTAAATCCTGATAAagtcaaagccatcgaagacatcccgaACCAGTTAACAAGTGTTAAAGAAGTATAGAGGCTAACTAGAAGATTAGCTACTTTAAGCTGGTTCATCTCTCGATCCTCGGAAAATGTCATCACTTCTGAATAAAAggaacaatttcgaatggactcTGGAATGTCAGTATGCCTTGAAAGACCTGAAACGTTATCTATCAAGCCCCTCGCTAATAGCAAGATCGGGAGAAAATGAACATGTTCTAATATACCTAGCGGTctcagaggtagcggtaagtgttgTTCTAGTCCCGGAGGACAAATGTATGCAATTTtctgtctattatgttagcaaaattttGTCAGGAGCGGAGACTCATTATCCGCACCTCAAAaagttggccttagctctcgtagtcgcctctcgaaagcttaggccttatttttagTGCCCGATAGCCGTTATGACAACCTTCCCCTTGTGAAATGTTCTTCACAAACTTGAATTGTCatgccggttggccaaatgggcagtcGAAATTAGTGAGTTCGATATTGAATACAAGAATAGGACTGCTatcaaatcacaagttttggccgactttgtggccgagTTCAGTCCCGGGTTATTGCCGCTGGTTGCTAAAGAAGCGGCGCTGGTGTTGAAaacgacatcaggagtttggaccttctTCAGGGACATGGCTTCCAATGTGAAAAAGGTCCGGGCTCGAGGTGGTCCTAATCACGCCCTCGGGGGAAACCCTGAGGCAAGCTATAAAAAAATGTTCTGTTAACTAATAATGAAGTCGAGTGTGAGGCTTTGGTTGCAGGACTCGAGCTGGCCCGAGGACTTTGCTCCGTGGTCATAGAGTTAAATGTGATTCTCAGCTGGTAGCAAACCAAGTATACGGGATTTTCGACACAAATGAGGAACACATGTAGTAGTATGTGAATAAAGTCCATGCATTGCTTGTACGGTTCGGGGAATAGTCAATCGCACACATTATGAGAGAAGAGAATATGTAAGTAGATGCATTGGCTAATTTGGAGTCATCTACAGAGAGGAAAAGATCTGACTGCGGTACTGTCGTTCAACTTCTGCATTCAGTACTAAATGTGGACGGTTATTGTGAAGTAAATACAACCAACCTAGTCTGGGACTGGAAGAATGAGTTCATTTAGTATCTTCGGCACATCAAGTTACCCGAAGACCCGAAGGCATCTCGGGCACTATGCACCAAAGCGACTCGCTACAGCCTTATGAGTGGACAATTATATAGAGATTGtaccaaggcccgttggcccgatgtttagGAGCCTCAGAGGCGGACTACGTGATGAGAGAGGTATATGAGGGAATTTGTGAGAACTATTCTGGTGCAGATTCGTTGGTGCTATAGTTGattagggcaggatactactagCCCCGGATGGAGCAAGACGCAAAAGCGTTCATTCAGAAATGCGACAAGTGTCAGCGCTATGCACAGTTAGTGCACCAACCGCCAGAACTTTTGCATTCGGTactgtccccatggccattcataaaaTAGGGGATGCATATAGTTGGTCCGCTGCCACGGGGTCCATGAAAGGTAAGTTTGCTTTTAATTTTAATTGACTACTTcattaaatgggttgaagcatgtCCTTACCAAAAAATTGGTGAGCGCGAAGTGATCGACTTCCTGTAGGAACACATAATATGCAGATTCAGAATACCGAAAGAAATTGCTTATGATAGTGGACCACAGTTCATAGGCTCCAAAGTCATAAAATTTCTTGAAgacctgaaaatcaaaagaatTACATCCTCACCATATCATCCGAGCGCTAATGGGTTTGGCGGAGTCGACCAATAAGGTGattatccaaaacctcaaaagAGGTTAGAAGCAGCTAAAGGAAAGTGGCCCGAAGAATTACCGGGCGTACTATGGGTGTACTGGACGATGGGAAAATTAAGCACGGGAGAGACACATTTCTCTCTCGTATACGGTGCGGAAGCTCTGATTccggtggaagtaggagaaccaACCTTACGATTCTCCCAAACAGATGAAGAAGCAAATAATGAGGCATTGCTAGTGAAGCTGGAACTGCTCGATGAACGTAGGAACTTGGCACTTGTGAGGATGGTGGCTCAAAAGCAAAGGATGGAAAGATACTATAACTGGAGTGCCGATCTCTGCTACTTTAAAGTAGAAGACTTGGTTTTGAGGAAAATGACTCAGAACACTCGGGAAATCAACGTTGGAAAGCTGGGTCCGACGTGGGAaagcccctaccgggtttcaatTGTCACCGGTAAATGGTCATACGAGCTAGAGAATCAAGATGGAGTTAAATTGCCCAGTAATTGgaatgtgactcacctcaaaaggtattatagCTGATGGGTCTTAcatatactgaaagtatgtgctacactctttttttcttcgaccagtttttgtcccaatcagatttttctggcaagttttttaacgaggcagcaacggaaagcatactatgaaAGGAACATCATCGGCAAGGGTAAGACCTTCAAATGACAAGGTATTGAAATGATAAACCAATACGGGGTGATTAGATAATATTTGGCTCGATGGCAAGTTCCTAATGGGAAGCGAAGCTTGCCATCGAACTAAAGATTATCCAACCGTTCACAAATGTTTTACCCTACGGAGcaagacttctagtgttccaatttgcatacttcgcattcgaacactgggggaatAGTATGAGATACGACAACAAGATTGCCACGAAAATCGGGGACCGCGAGAACCGGGAACAATAATGTCTCGTCGGAACTGAAAACTGCATGGCcaaccccgtagaaataagttgtacaaattagccacatgtattggcaatttatttttagcaaacgaatatttatgtacttttgaagatagaaggaataaaataaggTCCTTTGATTTTT
This region of Nicotiana tomentosiformis chromosome 4, ASM39032v3, whole genome shotgun sequence genomic DNA includes:
- the LOC138910186 gene encoding uncharacterized protein — protein: MGKLSTGETHFSLVYGAEALIPVEVGEPTLRFSQTDEEANNEALLVKLELLDERRNLALVRMVAQKQRMERYYNWSADLCYFKVEDLVLRKMTQNTREINVGKLGPTWESPYRVSIVTGKWSYELENQDGVKLPSNWNVTHLKRYYS